A window of Ignavibacteriales bacterium contains these coding sequences:
- a CDS encoding DUF192 domain-containing protein produces MSKNKTQLSKKQSRKNLWMQITVVVVLISFIAYFILSNVLVNNESKNNDLEKAVGKNTAYSFVKEGDLSFTNPNGDSIAQIEIEIADDEQQRQTGLMFRDKMGENQGMLFIFDSEAPQAFWMHNTVLPLDIIYVNSKMEIVHIAKNAKPYDDKSLPSVKPAQYVVEVNAGYCDKIGIKDGDKIVWRRN; encoded by the coding sequence ATGTCGAAGAACAAAACTCAATTGTCGAAAAAACAATCCAGAAAAAATTTATGGATGCAGATTACCGTTGTCGTTGTATTAATATCATTTATTGCATATTTCATCTTATCGAACGTACTAGTTAATAATGAATCTAAAAATAATGATCTGGAAAAAGCAGTGGGCAAAAATACAGCATACTCATTTGTAAAAGAAGGTGATCTTTCATTCACAAATCCCAACGGTGATTCAATCGCTCAGATAGAAATTGAAATTGCAGATGATGAACAGCAAAGACAAACAGGATTAATGTTCCGCGATAAGATGGGTGAGAATCAAGGGATGTTATTTATTTTTGACAGTGAGGCACCGCAAGCATTTTGGATGCATAATACAGTTCTTCCGCTCGATATTATTTATGTTAATTCAAAGATGGAAATTGTTCACATCGCAAAAAACGCTAAACCGTATGATGACAAATCACTTCCTTCCGTTAAGCCTGCTCAATATGTTGTAGAAGTTAATGCCGGATACTGTGATAAAATTGGAATTAAAGATGGGGACAAAATTGTGTGGAGAAGAAATTGA
- a CDS encoding family 10 glycosylhydrolase, producing MCINKLKEIKFLSSFLLPLIFLLITFQSITAQTERETRAVWVATNFRLDWPPPTFDQEKQKQALMEILDDIKSKNLNTVFFQAGFNGTVLFQSSFDPYSPYITGEVDQEGTYDPLQFAIEQAHKRGLEIHAWINCIKCFSGTELNILNNPNHISKRKPEWVIGDVRDGQKSYWLDPGLPEVREYLSDMIAEMVEKYDVDGVHLDFIRYPGKNFEDEFSYSVHGTGLSRDEYRRKNITNLVELINKKIKAVKHFVKLGVAPIGIFKNENGIAGWEGYSEVYQDSREWLKRGLVDYLAPQIYWGFDDNPRFGLVAKEWTENSFGRSIILGIGAYKPNVKSEINAMIQYARTINAGGVAFFRYQNIKDVEFDSFQYKTYPAAMTWLDGIYPDPPTELNFKKSETNKNLFSLSWNFQLMKSQSDSVRYFALYSLPNSNSELLPDYLFDVIPADRTSVTLAIDRPRRVNYYYTLKSVSKLWNESIESSNVIEIKFPELNSLAQLDDTLAKPVLLKDQYGNSKILLFTKEKEKIEIFGTKGKENEIILAENVLPGKNILSLRKNLSGYQSLKINFRSSNREVELKL from the coding sequence ATGTGTATAAATAAATTAAAAGAAATAAAATTCCTTTCTTCATTTCTACTGCCTCTCATATTCTTGTTAATTACATTCCAAAGCATTACTGCTCAAACTGAAAGAGAAACTCGTGCCGTTTGGGTTGCAACAAATTTCAGATTGGATTGGCCTCCTCCTACTTTCGACCAGGAAAAACAAAAACAAGCTCTCATGGAGATCCTCGATGATATCAAATCGAAAAATCTCAACACAGTTTTTTTCCAAGCCGGTTTTAACGGAACTGTTTTGTTCCAGTCGTCATTTGACCCTTACTCTCCATACATAACCGGCGAAGTTGATCAGGAGGGAACTTACGATCCTCTTCAGTTCGCAATCGAGCAGGCGCATAAACGCGGACTGGAAATTCATGCTTGGATCAATTGCATAAAATGTTTCAGCGGAACTGAATTAAATATTTTGAATAATCCAAATCATATTTCTAAACGTAAACCGGAGTGGGTTATTGGAGACGTACGTGACGGACAAAAATCTTATTGGCTCGATCCCGGACTTCCCGAAGTTCGCGAATATCTTTCTGATATGATCGCAGAAATGGTTGAGAAATATGATGTGGACGGAGTTCACCTTGATTTCATCCGTTATCCGGGGAAAAATTTTGAAGATGAGTTTTCTTACAGTGTTCACGGAACAGGATTATCGCGCGATGAATATAGAAGAAAAAACATAACCAATCTTGTTGAACTTATTAATAAAAAAATCAAAGCAGTAAAACATTTTGTAAAACTTGGTGTAGCGCCGATCGGAATTTTTAAAAATGAAAATGGAATAGCTGGCTGGGAAGGCTATTCGGAAGTTTATCAAGATTCCCGTGAATGGCTTAAACGCGGATTGGTTGATTATTTAGCACCGCAAATCTATTGGGGATTCGATGATAATCCGCGCTTCGGATTAGTTGCAAAAGAATGGACTGAAAATTCTTTTGGCAGAAGCATCATACTTGGAATTGGAGCATACAAACCAAACGTAAAATCTGAAATTAATGCAATGATACAATACGCCCGCACGATCAATGCCGGCGGTGTAGCATTTTTCCGTTATCAAAATATTAAGGATGTTGAATTCGATTCGTTTCAGTACAAAACTTATCCCGCTGCTATGACGTGGCTTGATGGAATATATCCGGATCCGCCAACAGAATTGAATTTCAAAAAAAGCGAAACAAATAAAAATTTATTTTCTCTAAGCTGGAATTTTCAATTAATGAAATCTCAAAGCGATAGCGTCCGCTATTTTGCTTTGTACAGTCTGCCAAATTCTAATTCAGAACTTCTACCGGATTATCTGTTCGATGTTATTCCGGCTGATAGAACATCTGTTACACTTGCAATAGATAGACCGCGACGAGTTAATTATTACTACACGTTAAAATCGGTTAGTAAATTATGGAATGAGAGTATTGAATCATCCAACGTAATAGAAATAAAATTTCCGGAGTTAAATTCGCTTGCTCAACTTGATGATACTCTGGCAAAACCGGTATTACTTAAAGATCAATACGGTAACTCAAAGATTCTTCTCTTCACAAAAGAAAAAGAAAAAATTGAAATCTTTGGAACGAAAGGAAAAGAGAATGAAATTATTTTAGCTGAAAATGTTTTACCCGGTAAAAATATTTTATCGCTCAGGAAAAATTTGTCCGGCTACCAATCATTAAAAATAAATTTTAGATCATCCAATAGAGAAGTTGAGTTGAAGTTGTAA
- the aroB gene encoding 3-dehydroquinate synthase produces the protein MKKVEVNIPGKEYSVLIEQHLFDRLEKIILSKKSNKNLFIVIDRKVLELHRTKIIRFVSNFPGKYFIHEFISDESNKSFSSADKMYSDLISQKFGRDTLMLSIGGGITGDIAGFVASTFARGIQFIQIPTTLLAAVDSSIGGKTGINFSDTKNIIGTFYQPEIVLIDTGFLKTLPEEEIICGIGEILKYAFLIDQKFFVAMRNNLFKLIKLDSSFTSKIIESCIAFKGDIVAADEREGSLRKILNLGHTFAHAIEIEQNYRIKHGQAVIVGLVCALDLSRRMEILDKKLFEEYLQLPLLLRNYISINNFDTDHIYEIMKRDKKSLNNKIKFVLVNSIGEILVDVEAEESEVLQSIQQGIGYFKK, from the coding sequence ATGAAAAAAGTTGAAGTTAATATACCCGGCAAAGAATATTCCGTCTTGATTGAACAGCATTTATTCGACCGGTTGGAAAAAATTATTCTATCAAAGAAATCGAATAAGAATTTATTCATTGTAATAGACCGGAAAGTTCTGGAGTTACACAGGACCAAAATAATCCGATTCGTTTCAAATTTCCCCGGGAAGTACTTCATCCATGAATTTATATCTGATGAATCTAATAAAAGTTTTTCGTCTGCCGATAAAATGTATAGCGATTTAATATCACAAAAATTTGGGCGCGATACTCTTATGCTTTCTATTGGCGGCGGAATAACGGGTGATATTGCCGGTTTTGTTGCTTCAACATTTGCAAGAGGAATTCAGTTCATACAAATTCCTACAACCCTTCTTGCCGCTGTTGATAGTTCTATCGGTGGTAAAACCGGGATTAATTTTAGCGACACAAAAAATATTATAGGAACGTTTTATCAGCCCGAAATTGTTTTAATTGATACTGGATTTTTGAAAACCCTACCGGAAGAAGAGATCATTTGCGGAATCGGGGAGATATTAAAATATGCTTTTTTAATAGATCAGAAATTTTTTGTTGCAATGAGAAATAATTTATTTAAGCTGATCAAACTTGATTCCTCATTCACATCAAAAATTATTGAATCGTGTATCGCATTTAAGGGAGATATTGTTGCTGCCGATGAAAGAGAGGGCAGCTTACGAAAGATTTTAAATCTAGGTCATACATTTGCCCATGCCATTGAGATTGAACAAAATTACCGGATCAAACACGGACAAGCTGTTATAGTCGGGTTAGTTTGCGCGTTAGATCTTTCCCGGAGAATGGAGATCTTAGATAAAAAACTATTTGAAGAATATTTACAGCTTCCTCTTTTATTGAGAAATTATATTTCAATAAATAATTTTGATACAGATCATATTTATGAAATTATGAAACGTGATAAAAAAAGTCTCAATAATAAAATTAAATTTGTTTTGGTAAATTCGATCGGAGAAATTTTAGTTGACGTTGAAGCTGAAGAAAGTGAAGTGCTTCAATCAATTCAACAGGGAATCGGTTATTTCAAAAAGTAG
- a CDS encoding shikimate kinase, with protein sequence MNEKRIYLTGFMTSGKSTLGPILANVLGMEFFDLDKEIEEKEKQTIVEIFEKEGESYFREVEHGILEDLSKKDCVVISLGGGTMTNKINFDLLQSTGKIIYLKVSANTLYKRLKNKIDRPLFRDLVLGEKSEEDFLEKIKELLEKRREYYEKADLIIETDMQPIGRTVDKTANKIMALFNEKS encoded by the coding sequence ATGAACGAAAAGAGAATTTATCTTACCGGATTTATGACGAGCGGGAAAAGTACGCTTGGTCCCATTCTTGCAAATGTACTTGGCATGGAGTTTTTTGATCTAGATAAGGAAATTGAAGAAAAAGAAAAACAGACAATAGTTGAGATCTTTGAAAAGGAAGGGGAATCATACTTCCGCGAGGTTGAACACGGAATTTTGGAAGATCTTTCAAAAAAAGATTGTGTTGTAATTTCACTTGGCGGCGGTACAATGACAAATAAAATTAATTTTGATCTTTTGCAATCTACAGGAAAGATTATTTACTTAAAAGTATCAGCAAATACTTTATATAAAAGATTGAAAAATAAAATTGATCGCCCATTGTTTAGAGATCTTGTATTGGGCGAAAAATCCGAAGAAGATTTTCTGGAAAAGATAAAAGAACTCTTGGAAAAGAGAAGAGAATATTATGAAAAAGCCGATCTTATCATTGAAACAGATATGCAGCCGATCGGAAGAACAGTTGATAAAACCGCAAATAAAATAATGGCTCTCTTTAATGAAAAAAGTTGA